A stretch of DNA from Deltaproteobacteria bacterium:
TTTTCTATTTCATCTTCCTTCTGGCAACTTTTTCCATGTGGGGTCTAAAAAATATCAACCGCTCCAAGATCGGCCGGGCTTTCATCGCCATCCGCGACAACGACGTCTCTTCGGAGATCATCGGCATCCCCGTCTTCCGTTATAAGCTTCTCTCCTTTGCCATCAGCGCCTTTTATGCCGGCATGGCCGGCGCGCTCTTTTCCGCCCTGCAGAGGGGCGCCATTCCGGACGATTACACCTTCTTCAAATCCATCGAGTTCCTGGCCATGGTTCTGATTGGAGGGGCGGGTAGCCTGTTAGGAACGATCTTCGGGGTACTTTTCATTACCATGGTGCCGGAGTTTTTGAACGTCGGCGTGTCCATCCTGGCAAAAAAATACGACCCCAACATCACAGTTTACATGGGCCCGGTGAAGGACCTCACTTTTGGCCTTTTGATCATTCTGTTCATCATCCTCAAGCCCGATGGCCTGGTGGGTGTCTGGGTGCGCATCCGCGACTACTTCCGCATCTGGCCCCTGCCCTACATCTCGCAATAAAAATTACTTCGGCTGGCCAATTAGGGGGCTCCGGATTCCAGAACTGTTCGTCCCCGGGTCCTTTCACTGCCTCCTCTAGGCTAAATGCCCAATCAATATTTTTAGGCCTATCCCGATCAAAATGAGGCCGCCGGCGAATTCAATTTTATTTTCAAAAAAATGCCCGGTCCGATTCCCCACAAAAACCCCGATAAAAGAAATAAGGAAGGTGATGGCTCCGATCACAATGACGGAGGAGATAAGTGGAATTTTGAGGAAAGCAAAACTTACCCCGACAGCTAAGGCATCAATGCTGGTCGCAATTGATAACATGGATAAAACATAAAAATTCAGGGGATTCAAATTGCTTTTATCCTCGGGCAATTTCCTGGATTCATAAATCATCTTCAGGCCGATGGCACTCAGAAGTCCAAAAGCAATCCAATGGTCGATGTTGGATATAAAATCCCTCAACCCCACTCCGGCTAACCATCCCAGGATGGGCATTAAGGCCTGAAAACCTCCAAAAAACAGGGCAATCTGTAGAGCATGGTTGATTTTTAATTGTTTAATAGCGATTCCGCTCGTGATGGCTACGGCAAAACAATCCATGGCCAGGCCAACGGCGATCAAGGTAACGGTGAAAAAATCCATGAAAATTCTCTCTTCAAAATTTAATAGGACGCAGATTTACGCAGATAACCGCAGATACAAAAAAGACGCTATGCGCATAGCGCTAAGCGCTAAGCGACTTTCTGTGCATATCCGTATCCAAAAAGTAATTTCCTATAAAATAAATTGATAGGAAGGTATGCTGGATTTATGGGGAAGCGGCTTTTGTTCGATTCCTATTTTACTTTTTCAGCATGTCGATGAACTCGTCAACGGAGAGGGCAGCAAGGGTTGTAGTCTGCAATGTACCCCTGGCACTTAAGGCGACGGCCACCCGGGCTATGGTCTTGTTATCAGGAGCCTCCAGGATGTTCACGAAGTCGTAGGCACCCAGGAGGGCATACTGGGAAAGGACCTTGACCCCCATTTTTTCTACTTCCTTGTTGACCTCTTTGATCCTTGCCGGTTTTTCCTTTACCGTCTTCCGCCCTTCATCGGTTAAGTTGGTGAGCATGATATAGATTGGCATAAAATCACCCCCTTCTTAAAATAAAAGCCCCCCTCTCCAGCATACCTTCCCCCCTTAGGTAGATAATCGCCTAAACAAAAAACCCCATCCCTCTTTGGGAAGAGAAATGGGGTTGCGATGAACCGAGACATTCTGCTTTCTCCCATTTTTTTAGGAAGAAACTGTTTTCAAGTCGCTACGGTCATAGACAGGGCAATAAATATAGCACTGACCGCAGGCGCCAATCAAGGAAATTTTCTTGCTCCTTTATTTTTCATTTTCGCTCATGAATTCGTATGCTATAGGCCAGGGAAAGGCGGGGGAGGTGCTGAGCACCTCTCCGCCTTCTTATGGCAGGCGGCAGCGAGGGATGTAATAAAAGATCCCACCCGGCGAATCATATCTTCCTTCCCCGCTCCATCCTCCATAATCTTGACAATCGCGCTGCCCACAATGATTCCATCGGCAAAGCGGCTCACCTCCTTGGCTTGCTCCGGTGTGGAAATGCCGAACCCAACGGCTACCGGCTTTTTGCTTATCTCTCTTATCCTGCGGACTGCCGGCTCCAGGTCTGCGGATAATTTTTCCCGCACTCCGGTTACCCCTGTTACCGCTACATGGTAGATATACCCGCGGCATTTCTTGCTCACCCTACGGATTCGCTCGGGGGTACTGGTCGGAGCCGTTAAAAAAATCGTATCTACTCTAACTTTTCTGGCCTCTTCAATCCACGGCCCTGCTTCTTCCGGCGGGAGATCTGGAATGATTACTCCTGCGATTCCGCATTCCTTGCACTCTCCGGCGAAAGCCTTCAATCCATACTGGTAAATAGGATTGAAATAAGTCATGATGACCAGGGGGATGGTTTTCTCCTTTAAATTTTTAGCCAGGGTTAATACCGACTTGAGGTTGACCCCTCTTGGTAAAGCCCGCTGCGAGGCAGCTTGGATGGTTGGGCCATCGGCAAGCGGATCGGAATAAGGCACCCCCAGTTCAATGATGTCCGCTCCGGCTTGCGCCATTTGCAAAACCAGGGCCTCTGTGGTGGCGAGGTCCGGATCCCCGGCCACGATGAAAGGAATCAAGGCTGACTGGCCTTTTTGTCTTAAGCTCTTGAACGTCTGATCGATCCTGCTCATAATTCAACTCCCATTCTTTTAGCGACCGTTTGCACATCTTTGTCTCCTCGCCCCGACAGATTCACCACCATGATCTGATCTTTCCCCAGGGAAGGAGCAATTTTCCCAGCGTAACCCAGGGCATGGGCACTTTCCAGTGCGGGGAGGATTCCTTCGGTTTGGGAAAGGAGGTGAAAAGCCTCCAGGGCTTCCTCATCCGTAACGGTGGCATACTCAGCTCTGCCGCTTTCTTTAAAAAAGGCGTGTTCCGGCCCAACCCCCGGATAATCCAAACCCGCGGAAATGGAATGCGTCTCCACGATATTGCCGGAACCATCCTGCAGGATGTAACTCATGCTTCCGTGAAGCATTCCGATATAGCCGGCGTTCAGCGACGCTGCGTGTCTACCGCTAAACAATCCCAGCCCTCCAGCTTCTACGCCAATAAGGCGCACTCCATCTTTTAAAAACGGGTGGAACAGGCCGATGGCGTTGCTTCCACCCCCCACGCAGGCCACCAGGCAATCCGGCAGCTGTCCTTCTTTCTCCATTACCTGTTTCCTCACTTCCTTACCGATCACCGCTTGAAAGTCCCTGACCATCATAGGATAGGGATGGGGTCCAACCACGGATCCGATCAGATAATAGGTATCGCGAACGTGGGTCACCCAGTCCCGAATCGCTTCGTTAATGGCATCCTTCAGAGTCCTGGACCCCGAGGTAACCGGAATTACTTCGGCGCCGAGGAGTTTCATCCGGAAGACGTTCAGGGATTGCCGCTGAATGTCTTTTTCCCCCATATAGACCGCGCATTGCAGCCCAGTGAGAGCAGCGGCAGTGGCCGTAGCAACTCCGTGTTGACCCGCTCCGGTTTCGGCAATAATCCTTTTCTTCCCCATCTTCTGGGCCAGCAGAGCCTGGCCCAGGGTATTGTTGATTTTATGAGACCCCGTATGCGCCAGGTCTTCCCGTTTAAGGTAAATGCGGCAGCCCTTGAATTCCTCGGTAAGCCTTTCCGCGAAATAAAGGGGGGTAGGTCTCCCCGCATAATCTTTTAAATAGTCAGCCATTGTTTTTTGGAACGGCCCATCTTTTTTGGAAGCGAGATAGGCCTTCTCCAATTCTTCTAACGGAGCCATCAAGGTTTCCGGGACATATTTGCCCCCAAAAATCCCAAAATGCCCTCTTTTATCGGGTTGAACCATCTGCTCTTCTGACCTCCTTTATGAACTCTTTCATTTTGTTGCCATCTTTTTCCCCCGGCGTCTTTTCTACACCGGAACAGACATCCACGCCGATCGGCTTCAACATTTGAATCGCTTGGTAAACATTCATAGGATTCAGGCCGCCGGAAAGGATAAAATTTCTTTTTTTACGAGCTTCCAGAACCATTTCCCAGCCGAAGGGTTTTCCGGTACCCCCAGCCTGGTCCGGACTCCAGGCGTCTAACAAAATGGAAGCGAAAGGATATTTCTCCATCTCTTGCAGACTCTCTAAATTTTTTACCCTTACGGCTTTGATCACCGGCAGAGATACCTGGCGGCAATATTCCGGAGTTTCCTGTCCATGAAATTGGACTGTGTTCAGGCCGCAATAATCCGCGATGCGCTGTACTTCCGGCAATTCATCGTTGACAAAAACCCCTACTTTCAGGACGGACGGGGGAAGGCAGCCGATAATCTCCCGCGCAGCGGAAGGTTCGATCCTTCTCGGGCTCGGAGCGAAAATAAAGCCCAGGGCATCTACCCCCAGGGAAGCTGCCTCCAGGGCATCTTGAACATTCGTGATCCCGCAGATTTTGATCCAAGTCATCGTCCCAAAAGCTCCCGGATCTTGGTCGCAGGATCGGCGGAGCGCATCAATACTTCCCCCACTAGAACGCCCCTCGCGCCCGCTTGCTGGAGGCGTTTAACATCTTCCCGGTTTTTAATCCCGCTCTCGCTGATGACCATCGTCCCCTGCGGAATTTTTTTGATGAGGTGGCAAGTTACCTCCAGGTTCACCTCAAGGGTTTGCAAGTTGCGGTTGTTGATCCCGATGAGTGGAAGAGGAAGGCCAGAAACTTTTTCCAGGTCCTCCTCATCGTGAACTTCGACCAATGGAACCATGCCCAAAAACTTGGTCAGCGTGGCCAATTCCTTCAATTTTTCCCGGTCAAGAATCGCAGAGATGAGTAGAAGAGCATCCGCCCCGGCGATTCTCCCCTCATAGATCTGAAAAGGGTCGATGATGAAATCCTTCTGCAAAACGGGGAGAGAAACGGCTTCCTTAACCATTACGAGGTGGCCGAGGGCTCCATGAAAAAACCGGGCCTCCGTGAGCACTGAAATGGCGCTGGCCCCTCCCGCCTGGTATTTTCGCGCAATCCCTTGGATGTCAGCGTCCTGCCGAATCATTCCGGCAGAGGGGGAAGCGCGCTTGATCTCGGCGATCAGGGCCATGGGGCACTTGTTCAAGAGCGCCCGCAGGAATTCCCTCGGAGCCGGAAGGTCAGAAACCTTCTTTTGCATTTCTTGCAAGGATGATAAATTTTTTCTTTTATGAACCTCTTCCCTTTTCATTGCCGCCACTTTTTCCAAAAACATTTTTTTGGTCACCTCCCCCCACCCTCCCCCTCCCCCTCGAGGGGGGAGGGATGGGAGGGGGTGGAATTCTGATTGGAAAATCGGATGAGGTCATCAAGTTTCTTCCTGGCCCTGCCTGAGTCAATGGCCTCCCGGGCCACCTCGATTCCTTCTTTGAAGTTCATTGCCTTTCCGGCCGCTACAAAGACGGCGGCTGCGTTCAATAAAACAACATCCCGCGCCGGGCCGGGTTCTCCCCTCAGGATTCCGCGCAGGATTTCGGCATTCTTGGCGGGTGTCCCGCCTTGGATGGCCTCCGAACTCGCCTTCTTCAAACCCACCTCTTCTGGCTCAATCTGGTATTGCTCGATGCTTCCATTCTGAAGCTGGCAGAGGGTCGTTTTGCCGGTAATGCTGATCTCGTCGCCGTGGTCGGCACCATGAACGATGAAGGCGGCCTTGCTGCCTAAGTTTCTCAGTACCTCTGCCACCCGCTGGATTAAATCTTCCCGGTAGATACCCAAAAGATGGACATTCGCCCCTGCCGGGTTGGTCAAGGGGCCAAGGAGGTTGAAGACCGTACGGATGCCGATCTCTTGGCGCGGGCCCAGAGCGTGCTTCATGGCCGGATGGAATGAAGGGGCGTATAGAAAAGCCACTTTTAGCTCTTGCAGAGATTCCTCGACCTTTTCCGGGGGCAGGGAAATGTTGACCCCTAAGGCCTCCAGGACATCAGCGCTCCCGCTGCGGCTGGAGACAGACCGGTTGCCATGCTTGGCCACAGTCAATCCGCCGCCTGCGGCCACGAACGCCACCGCCGTGGAAATGTTGAAGGTCCCCTGGCCATCCCCTCCGGTGCCGCAGGTGTCCACAACGTCCTCGCCATTTTGGGCCTGGATACGTACGGCCTTGGCTCGCATGGTCCGGGCCAAGCCAGCGATCTCCTGGTTGGTCTCCCCTTTCATGCGCAGGGCGGTTAAAAGGGCAGCGATTTGGGTGGGCAAGCCTTCTCCTTCCATAATATGGGCCATAGCCTGGGAAGCTTCCTCTTCGCTCAGATCCTGCCCGGCCGCAACTTTAGCAATGAATCTTTTCAGCATGGTTGTTCTCCTCTATGGCTAAAAAATTTTTCAGGAGGATTTTTCCTCCCGGGGTCATGATCGATTCCGGATGAAATTGGACGCCTTCAACGGGAAAAATTTTGTGCCGGACGCCCATAATTTCCCCTTCCTCGGTCTCCGCTGAAATCTCCAGGCACTCCGGCAGGCTTTCCCGCTCGATGAGAAGGGAATGGTACCG
This window harbors:
- a CDS encoding manganese efflux pump MntP family protein → MDFFTVTLIAVGLAMDCFAVAITSGIAIKQLKINHALQIALFFGGFQALMPILGWLAGVGLRDFISNIDHWIAFGLLSAIGLKMIYESRKLPEDKSNLNPLNFYVLSMLSIATSIDALAVGVSFAFLKIPLISSVIVIGAITFLISFIGVFVGNRTGHFFENKIEFAGGLILIGIGLKILIGHLA
- the trpA gene encoding tryptophan synthase subunit alpha, whose amino-acid sequence is MSRIDQTFKSLRQKGQSALIPFIVAGDPDLATTEALVLQMAQAGADIIELGVPYSDPLADGPTIQAASQRALPRGVNLKSVLTLAKNLKEKTIPLVIMTYFNPIYQYGLKAFAGECKECGIAGVIIPDLPPEEAGPWIEEARKVRVDTIFLTAPTSTPERIRRVSKKCRGYIYHVAVTGVTGVREKLSADLEPAVRRIREISKKPVAVGFGISTPEQAKEVSRFADGIIVGSAIVKIMEDGAGKEDMIRRVGSFITSLAAACHKKAERCSAPPPPFPGL
- the trpC gene encoding indole-3-glycerol phosphate synthase TrpC, with translation MTKKMFLEKVAAMKREEVHKRKNLSSLQEMQKKVSDLPAPREFLRALLNKCPMALIAEIKRASPSAGMIRQDADIQGIARKYQAGGASAISVLTEARFFHGALGHLVMVKEAVSLPVLQKDFIIDPFQIYEGRIAGADALLLISAILDREKLKELATLTKFLGMVPLVEVHDEEDLEKVSGLPLPLIGINNRNLQTLEVNLEVTCHLIKKIPQGTMVISESGIKNREDVKRLQQAGARGVLVGEVLMRSADPATKIRELLGR
- the trpB gene encoding tryptophan synthase subunit beta, with amino-acid sequence MVQPDKRGHFGIFGGKYVPETLMAPLEELEKAYLASKKDGPFQKTMADYLKDYAGRPTPLYFAERLTEEFKGCRIYLKREDLAHTGSHKINNTLGQALLAQKMGKKRIIAETGAGQHGVATATAAALTGLQCAVYMGEKDIQRQSLNVFRMKLLGAEVIPVTSGSRTLKDAINEAIRDWVTHVRDTYYLIGSVVGPHPYPMMVRDFQAVIGKEVRKQVMEKEGQLPDCLVACVGGGSNAIGLFHPFLKDGVRLIGVEAGGLGLFSGRHAASLNAGYIGMLHGSMSYILQDGSGNIVETHSISAGLDYPGVGPEHAFFKESGRAEYATVTDEEALEAFHLLSQTEGILPALESAHALGYAGKIAPSLGKDQIMVVNLSGRGDKDVQTVAKRMGVEL
- the trpD gene encoding anthranilate phosphoribosyltransferase; translated protein: MLKRFIAKVAAGQDLSEEEASQAMAHIMEGEGLPTQIAALLTALRMKGETNQEIAGLARTMRAKAVRIQAQNGEDVVDTCGTGGDGQGTFNISTAVAFVAAGGGLTVAKHGNRSVSSRSGSADVLEALGVNISLPPEKVEESLQELKVAFLYAPSFHPAMKHALGPRQEIGIRTVFNLLGPLTNPAGANVHLLGIYREDLIQRVAEVLRNLGSKAAFIVHGADHGDEISITGKTTLCQLQNGSIEQYQIEPEEVGLKKASSEAIQGGTPAKNAEILRGILRGEPGPARDVVLLNAAAVFVAAGKAMNFKEGIEVAREAIDSGRARKKLDDLIRFSNQNSTPSHPSPLEGEGEGGGR
- a CDS encoding phosphoribosylanthranilate isomerase, whose amino-acid sequence is MTWIKICGITNVQDALEAASLGVDALGFIFAPSPRRIEPSAAREIIGCLPPSVLKVGVFVNDELPEVQRIADYCGLNTVQFHGQETPEYCRQVSLPVIKAVRVKNLESLQEMEKYPFASILLDAWSPDQAGGTGKPFGWEMVLEARKKRNFILSGGLNPMNVYQAIQMLKPIGVDVCSGVEKTPGEKDGNKMKEFIKEVRRADGSTR
- a CDS encoding GYD domain-containing protein — translated: MPIYIMLTNLTDEGRKTVKEKPARIKEVNKEVEKMGVKVLSQYALLGAYDFVNILEAPDNKTIARVAVALSARGTLQTTTLAALSVDEFIDMLKK
- a CDS encoding branched-chain amino acid ABC transporter permease, which encodes YGVPLPFSILCAGLVAAAFGLLVGIPSLRIKGFYLMVATLAFQFIIEYTIIHWESLTRGIRGIELPLPSCLGLSLGKHYAFFYFIFLLATFSMWGLKNINRSKIGRAFIAIRDNDVSSEIIGIPVFRYKLLSFAISAFYAGMAGALFSALQRGAIPDDYTFFKSIEFLAMVLIGGAGSLLGTIFGVLFITMVPEFLNVGVSILAKKYDPNITVYMGPVKDLTFGLLIILFIILKPDGLVGVWVRIRDYFRIWPLPYISQ